One window from the genome of Rhodopirellula halodulae encodes:
- a CDS encoding aminotransferase class V-fold PLP-dependent enzyme has protein sequence MTDSNAWLIRKDLDFLNHGSFGATPRCVFEEQHHWQRQLENDPIEFLAPERSLLPKLDRVRQVVGKEVNASPNDIAFVRNATEGVNAVIRSLPLSADDQILVTNHGYNACINAVQEAARSAGASVLNAQVPFPIRHPDEVLDAIRTQLTPNTKWMLLDHVTSPTGIVFPIAELVDIAHSNGTRVMVDGAHAPGMLPLNLSELNADYYTANHHKWWCGPKVSGFLHVAAEHQSEVLPSIISHGANLEGFGPTPFQSQFNWPGTFDPSPLIALPTAIDFLANLFPSRESNRLDGLIKRNHDLVVQARRLLLDRLALAEPAPESMLGSLATIPIPAWKNHSNAEILAIRQTLRAKHRLELPIFRFDEENVCLRISAQAYNSIEQYERLADAVAELT, from the coding sequence TTGACTGACTCCAACGCCTGGCTGATTCGCAAGGACCTCGACTTTCTGAATCATGGCTCGTTCGGCGCGACGCCTCGCTGTGTTTTCGAAGAGCAACATCATTGGCAGAGGCAGTTGGAAAACGATCCGATCGAATTCCTCGCCCCCGAACGATCTCTGCTGCCGAAGCTGGATCGAGTCCGACAGGTCGTGGGCAAAGAGGTGAATGCCTCTCCTAATGACATCGCGTTCGTTCGAAATGCCACCGAAGGTGTCAACGCCGTTATACGCTCACTTCCTCTTTCAGCTGACGATCAAATCCTGGTCACCAACCATGGCTACAACGCATGCATCAACGCGGTGCAAGAAGCCGCGAGGTCGGCCGGAGCAAGCGTGCTGAACGCTCAGGTGCCGTTTCCGATTCGACATCCGGATGAAGTCCTCGACGCAATCCGAACACAGCTCACACCAAACACCAAGTGGATGTTGTTGGATCATGTGACCAGCCCCACCGGGATCGTTTTCCCGATCGCTGAACTCGTTGACATCGCCCATTCCAACGGCACCCGAGTCATGGTCGATGGTGCCCACGCCCCAGGAATGCTCCCGCTGAACTTGTCGGAACTCAATGCGGACTACTACACCGCGAATCATCACAAATGGTGGTGTGGCCCGAAGGTATCCGGCTTTCTCCACGTCGCCGCCGAACACCAATCGGAAGTCTTGCCATCTATCATCAGCCACGGGGCAAACTTAGAGGGTTTTGGTCCAACGCCATTCCAAAGTCAGTTCAATTGGCCGGGGACCTTTGACCCATCGCCCCTGATCGCTTTGCCCACCGCCATTGATTTCCTCGCGAATCTTTTTCCGTCACGAGAGAGCAACCGGTTGGACGGGCTGATCAAACGAAACCACGATTTGGTCGTCCAAGCCCGGCGACTCTTGTTGGACCGTCTGGCTCTCGCGGAACCGGCTCCTGAATCGATGCTGGGAAGCCTCGCAACCATTCCCATTCCAGCATGGAAGAACCACTCCAACGCAGAGATCCTAGCGATCCGACAAACGCTTCGCGCGAAACATCGTCTTGAGCTACCAATCTTTCGATTCGACGAAGAGAATGTCTGCTTGCGAATTTCCGCTCAAGCCTACAACTCGATCGAGCAATACGAACGGTTGGCGGATGCGGTGGCGGAGCTGACCTGA
- the metF gene encoding methylenetetrahydrofolate reductase [NAD(P)H] has translation MTLASLYQSNECAVSFELFPPKTPEGVDLLCKNVERLMQFGPKYFTCTYGAGGSSRGTTLEVLKKVKEITRLPVASHLTCVGSTVEDLTGYLQQAKEQGVDYIVALRGDPPKGTDQFEKTEGGLKYANELVELIREKFGDLGIAVAGYPETHQEAVDFDTDLANLKRKVDAGADIVITQLFYDNTDFYRFRDACDAIGINVPIVPGVLPVTNFKQAQRIASMCKASIPDALQSAMTENDDPQHQFRVGVDHAREQTIDLLKNGVPGIHYYVLNKSEAAAELLDGL, from the coding sequence ATGACTCTGGCATCCCTTTATCAGTCCAACGAATGTGCCGTTTCGTTTGAGCTTTTTCCGCCGAAAACGCCCGAAGGAGTGGACCTGCTTTGCAAGAATGTGGAGCGGTTGATGCAGTTCGGCCCGAAGTACTTCACCTGCACTTACGGAGCGGGCGGATCCAGCCGGGGAACGACGTTGGAAGTGCTGAAAAAGGTGAAGGAGATCACCCGGTTGCCCGTTGCTTCTCACCTCACTTGCGTCGGATCGACGGTGGAAGATTTGACCGGGTATCTGCAACAGGCCAAAGAACAAGGCGTGGATTACATCGTCGCTCTCCGTGGAGACCCGCCCAAGGGCACCGACCAGTTCGAGAAAACGGAGGGCGGACTGAAGTATGCCAACGAGTTGGTCGAGTTGATCCGTGAAAAATTTGGTGACCTCGGGATTGCCGTGGCCGGCTATCCCGAAACGCATCAAGAGGCGGTCGACTTTGACACGGATTTGGCCAATCTAAAACGCAAGGTGGACGCGGGAGCGGACATCGTGATCACGCAGTTGTTCTACGACAACACTGACTTTTACCGGTTCCGAGATGCGTGTGATGCGATCGGAATCAATGTCCCCATCGTTCCCGGCGTCTTGCCGGTGACCAACTTCAAACAGGCACAACGAATCGCTTCGATGTGCAAGGCGTCGATCCCGGACGCATTGCAATCGGCCATGACCGAGAACGATGATCCGCAACATCAATTTCGCGTTGGGGTGGATCATGCTCGAGAGCAGACCATCGATCTTCTGAAGAACGGTGTGCCTGGTATTCACTACTACGTTCTAAATAAGAGCGAAGCGGCCGCCGAGCTGCTGGACGGTTTATAG
- a CDS encoding alpha/beta hydrolase encodes MICFANDWLSEPKAAEVVMLVHTELKPIVLGRRLWISCLIVVFVSFVQKACLADESSPAVHRDLVYAKLPQRELKLDLVVPQSETKPPLVVWIHGGGWRNGSRKNPRLDALTQHGFALASISYRFSQEAIFPAQIHDCKAAIRWLRANADRYGVDADWIAVAGSSAGGHLALLLGTSGDVDELEGEIGGNLRQSSRVQAVIDFFGPSDFVLRGKTQPERAYSDLSGSYALLGGAE; translated from the coding sequence GTGATCTGCTTTGCGAACGATTGGCTGAGTGAACCGAAAGCGGCGGAGGTGGTGATGCTCGTTCATACAGAACTAAAACCCATCGTGTTGGGTCGACGACTATGGATCAGTTGTTTGATTGTGGTGTTCGTGAGCTTTGTTCAGAAGGCCTGTTTGGCTGACGAGTCGTCACCCGCTGTACATCGCGACTTGGTCTACGCGAAGCTGCCTCAGCGAGAGCTGAAACTCGATTTGGTCGTGCCCCAATCCGAGACCAAACCGCCATTGGTGGTTTGGATCCATGGTGGTGGTTGGCGAAATGGCTCTCGCAAGAATCCACGCTTGGATGCCCTGACTCAGCATGGATTCGCCTTGGCCAGCATCAGCTATCGATTTTCGCAAGAAGCGATTTTTCCGGCTCAGATTCATGACTGCAAAGCTGCGATTCGTTGGTTGCGAGCCAATGCGGACCGCTATGGAGTTGATGCCGACTGGATCGCCGTGGCGGGCAGCTCGGCGGGAGGCCACCTGGCTTTGTTGCTGGGAACTTCCGGTGACGTGGACGAGTTGGAAGGCGAGATTGGTGGCAATCTGCGGCAATCGTCCCGTGTGCAGGCGGTGATCGACTTCTTCGGGCCGTCCGATTTTGTTTTGCGAGGAAAGACGCAACCGGAACGAGCCTACTCGGACCTGTCGGGAAGTTATGCGTTGCTTGGGGGGGCAGAATGA
- a CDS encoding sulfatase family protein: MRWIEVWMVCLVASSFLLTEQDNALLAQEPKRPNVVLVMADDMGYAQTSYYGHSLLRTPELDRLARGGLRLDQFYAASAVCSPTRASVLTGRSPERTGVPSHGHALRLQERSVAVAIREAGYVTGHFGKWHLDGLRGPGVPILASDRFHPGRFGFDVWLSVTNFFDRDPILSRRGKFEGFQGDSSEVIVEEMLDFAKRSVRSKQPFFAVVWYGTPHLPFRASPEDIQSLVDAGEDADDKLARQQLVDRLDQASLNQCGELVAMDRSLGTLREGLSKLGALEQTLIWFCSDNGGLAQVKPSSTAPLRGHKSQLYEGGLRVPCVVHWPEVVRPNRISRFPACTTDIAPTLLDLLQLPEQSLLSPTDGISLASLLTERDWEETSERNEPIGFRFRGGSAVVDNQWKLLRLPKKKAGKPQQELYHLGKDIGETTNLAKKHPEVLDRLSGWLDDWNQSVAQSIAGKDYSEGHVDPNHPSPKFWTEEENYEPFFDEWRQRPEYEERLREKASS, encoded by the coding sequence ATGCGTTGGATTGAAGTGTGGATGGTGTGTCTTGTTGCCTCCAGTTTTCTGCTCACAGAGCAGGACAACGCTTTGCTGGCACAGGAACCCAAGCGTCCCAATGTCGTTTTGGTCATGGCGGATGACATGGGTTATGCGCAGACCAGCTACTACGGGCACTCGTTGCTGCGGACACCTGAGTTGGATCGGCTGGCACGCGGTGGTTTGCGACTGGACCAGTTCTATGCTGCTTCGGCGGTGTGCTCTCCGACACGAGCGAGCGTTCTGACCGGACGGTCTCCGGAGCGAACGGGGGTTCCATCGCATGGTCATGCATTGCGTCTTCAAGAACGCAGCGTTGCTGTTGCAATTCGAGAAGCGGGCTACGTGACAGGGCACTTTGGAAAGTGGCACTTGGATGGGTTGCGAGGCCCCGGTGTGCCTATTTTGGCGTCGGATCGTTTTCACCCAGGACGGTTTGGTTTCGATGTTTGGTTGTCCGTGACAAACTTCTTTGATCGAGATCCGATTTTGAGTCGACGCGGCAAATTCGAGGGATTTCAAGGGGACTCCTCGGAGGTCATCGTTGAAGAAATGCTCGATTTCGCGAAACGTTCGGTGCGTTCCAAGCAACCGTTTTTTGCGGTGGTTTGGTATGGAACTCCTCATTTGCCGTTCCGTGCTTCGCCGGAGGATATTCAGTCTCTCGTCGATGCTGGTGAAGATGCGGATGACAAACTGGCTCGGCAGCAATTGGTCGATCGTTTGGATCAGGCGTCGCTGAACCAGTGCGGCGAGTTGGTGGCAATGGATCGAAGTCTGGGAACGCTGCGGGAAGGTTTGTCGAAGCTGGGGGCGTTGGAGCAAACGCTGATCTGGTTCTGCAGTGACAATGGTGGGCTTGCCCAAGTGAAGCCATCATCGACGGCTCCGCTTCGTGGGCACAAGTCACAACTTTATGAAGGTGGACTCCGCGTGCCTTGCGTTGTTCACTGGCCGGAGGTTGTGCGACCCAATCGCATCAGTCGCTTTCCGGCTTGCACGACCGATATCGCACCCACATTGTTGGATTTGCTGCAGTTGCCGGAGCAGTCATTGCTTTCGCCGACGGATGGAATCAGCCTCGCATCGTTGTTGACCGAGCGAGATTGGGAAGAGACCTCAGAGAGAAACGAACCCATCGGCTTCCGATTCCGAGGAGGTTCAGCTGTCGTGGACAATCAGTGGAAGCTGCTGCGATTGCCGAAGAAGAAGGCGGGCAAGCCCCAACAGGAACTCTATCATCTTGGGAAAGACATTGGCGAAACGACCAACCTGGCGAAGAAACACCCCGAGGTGCTGGATCGATTGAGCGGATGGTTGGACGACTGGAATCAATCCGTGGCTCAGAGCATCGCTGGGAAAGACTATTCCGAAGGTCACGTGGATCCTAACCACCCCAGTCCGAAATTTTGGACTGAAGAAGAGAACTACGAACCCTTCTTTGATGAGTGGCGGCAACGTCCCGAGTACGAAGAACGTCTGCGAGAGAAGGCTTCGTCTTAG
- a CDS encoding TadE/TadG family type IV pilus assembly protein — MVNRQSIRDPFRRRPSIHGCNSRNVRSREQRSGVAAVEFAVCLPVLLLLVFGSIEASSMIFLKQSLNVAAYESTREAIRDGRSNADAEARARAVLDSRGIVGYRIEFPNGESLDADRAAEVITSVTASSANNSPLLGRFLTDRQITVQTVMLKQ, encoded by the coding sequence ATGGTTAACAGACAATCCATCCGCGATCCGTTCCGCCGGCGACCATCCATCCATGGTTGCAATTCGCGCAACGTTCGCTCGCGAGAACAGCGATCAGGCGTTGCCGCTGTAGAGTTCGCCGTTTGCTTGCCGGTCTTGTTGCTACTCGTCTTCGGTTCCATTGAAGCGTCCAGCATGATCTTCCTGAAGCAGTCCCTCAATGTGGCCGCTTACGAATCCACTCGGGAAGCCATTCGCGACGGCCGCAGCAACGCCGACGCTGAAGCACGTGCCCGAGCGGTCTTGGACTCACGCGGCATCGTTGGTTACCGAATCGAATTCCCCAATGGCGAATCACTCGATGCGGATCGTGCTGCCGAAGTCATCACCTCCGTCACGGCGTCCAGTGCCAACAACAGCCCGCTACTTGGTCGTTTCTTGACGGACCGTCAAATCACCGTCCAAACGGTCATGCTCAAGCAGTGA
- a CDS encoding alpha/beta hydrolase family protein has translation MPEQMERLASPISYVSSDDPPLLILHGTNDKTVLMDQSERMVQAYEKERLSAELIEVAGAGHGGVRFFQGKLMEKVIGFLLEHRPER, from the coding sequence GTGCCCGAGCAGATGGAGCGATTGGCGAGTCCGATTTCCTATGTGTCATCCGATGATCCACCGCTGCTGATCTTGCATGGAACCAACGACAAGACAGTGCTCATGGATCAGAGCGAACGGATGGTTCAGGCATACGAGAAAGAGCGTCTCTCCGCCGAATTGATTGAAGTTGCTGGTGCGGGACACGGCGGCGTCCGTTTCTTCCAAGGCAAATTGATGGAGAAAGTGATCGGGTTTTTACTCGAACACCGACCTGAGAGATGA
- a CDS encoding phytanoyl-CoA dioxygenase family protein, with translation MNNSNSSDTQFAIIPDRQSIETVQRDIRFFPTQNDSPTLLSRDQVAAWNLDGYLGPLDVLDADEAISLRDYFDQLLADTMAEGKDSYSISSAHLKHARVWDLLQHPKLVSYVSDLLGENVIGWGSHFFCKMPGDGKRVDWHQDCSYWPLTPTKAVTVWLAIDDADLDNGGMEVFTGSHQHGLIDFDMTESDSGNVLDQVVHEPEKYGQHRFTPVRAGQVSIHSDLLVHGSAPNQSDRRRCGLTLRYCPADVTAYLGWEKKGVIVAGSADSEKWPGAERPASLAN, from the coding sequence ATGAATAATTCAAACTCCAGCGACACGCAGTTCGCAATCATCCCCGATCGGCAATCCATCGAAACGGTTCAGCGAGACATTCGTTTTTTTCCAACCCAGAATGATTCGCCGACACTGTTGAGCCGTGATCAGGTGGCGGCCTGGAACCTCGATGGTTACTTGGGACCGTTGGATGTGTTGGATGCGGATGAAGCCATCTCACTGCGTGATTACTTTGATCAACTTTTGGCCGACACCATGGCGGAAGGCAAAGACAGCTACTCCATCAGTAGCGCGCACCTGAAGCACGCGCGGGTGTGGGACTTGCTGCAGCATCCAAAGCTCGTGAGTTATGTCTCGGATTTGCTCGGTGAGAATGTGATTGGTTGGGGATCCCATTTCTTTTGCAAGATGCCAGGGGATGGCAAGCGAGTCGATTGGCATCAGGACTGCAGTTACTGGCCACTGACTCCCACGAAGGCCGTCACCGTGTGGTTGGCGATTGACGACGCGGATCTCGACAACGGTGGCATGGAAGTCTTCACAGGTTCGCATCAGCATGGACTGATTGATTTCGATATGACTGAATCCGATTCGGGCAACGTTTTGGACCAAGTCGTCCATGAGCCGGAAAAGTACGGTCAGCATCGCTTCACGCCGGTGCGGGCGGGGCAAGTGTCAATCCATAGCGATTTGCTGGTCCATGGGTCGGCACCCAACCAAAGTGATCGACGTCGATGTGGTTTGACGCTTCGGTATTGCCCCGCCGATGTCACGGCGTATTTGGGATGGGAGAAGAAAGGCGTGATAGTGGCAGGCAGCGCGGATTCTGAAAAATGGCCCGGCGCGGAACGACCGGCGTCGCTTGCGAATTGA
- a CDS encoding TadE/TadG family type IV pilus assembly protein, with protein sequence MSYLRPHIVRYFPNIAPSMQSTTFGLKRSRRNDARRGVVAVEFAIVVPLLFLFFYAGFEFMRVSMIRHTIDNAVYEGARVGIIPGGTNAEIQAEADRIMGTVGVNDYALEVRPANITDDTEEVTVRVSVPLDRNTYLPANYFLGRTIERELTMRREGR encoded by the coding sequence ATGAGTTATCTCCGGCCCCATATCGTTCGCTACTTCCCCAACATCGCTCCTTCCATGCAATCCACAACCTTCGGTTTGAAACGATCACGTAGAAACGATGCTCGACGAGGTGTCGTGGCGGTGGAATTTGCCATCGTTGTCCCGCTGCTGTTTTTGTTTTTCTACGCAGGTTTCGAATTCATGCGAGTGTCGATGATCCGACATACCATCGACAACGCGGTGTACGAAGGAGCACGGGTCGGAATCATCCCCGGCGGAACGAATGCTGAAATTCAGGCGGAAGCTGACCGCATCATGGGAACCGTCGGCGTCAACGACTACGCATTGGAAGTGCGGCCTGCGAATATCACCGACGACACGGAAGAAGTCACCGTTCGAGTCAGCGTCCCACTGGATCGAAACACCTATCTCCCAGCCAACTACTTCTTGGGCCGCACGATCGAGCGTGAATTGACGATGCGACGCGAAGGGCGTTGA
- a CDS encoding acyltransferase family protein, giving the protein MHATHLRLQQADSAENSSRQDSLIGLDAVRGWAAVAVVVLHACVPYSNPNMPGLTWATTDTPHAGLTALMWAIEIVIMPIFLVMAGFLAFRSMASRGPWSTLKSRTRRLGWPFLLAVVFLIPVDFYAWMLGWLADGEITPRQMRSLKFADGQDQNLWGFSHLWFLQYLILYIAVLAVGWKWLLRTEPTRALRFGIPVLFAIGVAVLSFRPEVVWGFQHAFFPVPSKWLYSGVAFGMGVLIAYADADLRGIKRFAMRAWCPSLILCGAATVLGIWVLNARPVVDGEMRSPFPVQAGASAKFCLAFLTVASATTVSLSLVGLACQFVRRLGPLTQRLATASFAIYLLHHPILALFHVAAKHGFPAVSPVVKMLVGTVIAVLVPAAMQWCFNQVMMRRQARAAEKENVAGNSILTMPASDFGVSEGRRKAG; this is encoded by the coding sequence ATGCACGCGACTCACCTTCGATTGCAGCAAGCGGATTCCGCTGAGAATTCCTCGCGACAGGACAGCCTGATCGGTTTGGACGCCGTTCGGGGATGGGCTGCCGTTGCGGTGGTGGTTCTGCATGCCTGTGTGCCATATTCGAATCCAAATATGCCCGGTCTGACCTGGGCGACCACGGACACGCCGCACGCGGGATTGACCGCGTTGATGTGGGCGATCGAGATCGTCATCATGCCGATCTTTCTCGTCATGGCGGGATTCCTGGCGTTCCGAAGTATGGCGTCTCGTGGTCCGTGGAGCACGTTGAAATCACGCACGCGTCGATTGGGATGGCCTTTTTTGTTAGCGGTCGTGTTTCTGATCCCCGTTGATTTTTATGCTTGGATGTTGGGGTGGTTAGCCGATGGCGAGATCACTCCGCGTCAAATGAGGTCGCTCAAATTCGCGGATGGACAAGACCAAAACCTGTGGGGCTTTTCGCATCTTTGGTTCTTGCAGTACCTGATCCTTTACATCGCGGTGCTGGCAGTCGGATGGAAATGGCTGCTGCGGACGGAGCCGACTCGCGCATTGCGTTTCGGGATCCCTGTTCTCTTCGCGATCGGCGTCGCGGTATTGTCATTTCGCCCTGAAGTGGTGTGGGGATTCCAACACGCATTTTTTCCAGTGCCGTCCAAGTGGTTGTACAGCGGCGTCGCGTTTGGCATGGGCGTTTTGATTGCTTACGCGGATGCCGATCTGCGAGGGATCAAGCGGTTTGCGATGCGGGCCTGGTGTCCCAGTCTGATCTTGTGCGGAGCAGCCACCGTCCTAGGAATCTGGGTATTGAATGCACGACCAGTCGTCGACGGGGAAATGCGGTCGCCCTTTCCTGTCCAAGCCGGTGCTTCAGCCAAGTTTTGCTTGGCGTTCTTGACCGTCGCCAGTGCCACCACCGTGTCGTTGTCCTTGGTCGGATTGGCTTGTCAGTTTGTCCGCCGTTTGGGACCGCTGACACAACGGTTGGCCACCGCGTCGTTCGCGATTTACCTCTTGCATCATCCAATTTTGGCGTTGTTTCATGTCGCAGCAAAACATGGTTTTCCTGCAGTTTCGCCGGTCGTGAAGATGTTGGTCGGGACGGTCATCGCTGTCCTGGTCCCTGCCGCGATGCAGTGGTGTTTCAACCAAGTCATGATGCGAAGGCAGGCTCGCGCGGCCGAGAAAGAGAACGTTGCCGGTAATTCCATTCTGACCATGCCGGCGTCGGACTTTGGGGTGTCAGAAGGTCGACGGAAAGCCGGGTAG
- a CDS encoding vWA domain-containing protein, with the protein MHSLAHFSQASQLMNETKRQSWSCRDVVDHGQNITSAKKANSRRGAMLVLIAIMMFLFLIIVAFSIDIAQMHLSRTELRASTDAAANAAATTLADTLDRNAAIRRGQQIARANLVNGQPLLLGDGDFQFGRSERQPDGKYAFTGGQAPFNGVRVNGQRTTGSLSGPVPLFFGNITGTSIFEPEAFATATYVERDVTLVVDRSGSMSGSRFADLRAAIQIFTDLLATTPVEEQIGLASYNDRASEDVQLTENFAEITDAMGRLRTGGFTSISRGMQAGQQIARRGRPPEFVERTMIVMTDGRHNRGPEPRTVATSLAADDVTIHTITFGAGADIARMREVATIGGGRHFHATNGEQLREIYREIALTLGTVLTE; encoded by the coding sequence ATGCATTCCCTCGCCCACTTCAGCCAGGCATCGCAGTTGATGAATGAAACCAAACGCCAATCTTGGTCGTGCCGCGATGTGGTGGATCATGGGCAAAACATCACGTCGGCGAAAAAAGCGAACTCACGTCGAGGAGCCATGCTGGTACTCATCGCCATCATGATGTTCCTCTTCTTGATCATCGTCGCGTTTTCGATCGACATCGCTCAGATGCACCTTTCCCGAACGGAACTTCGAGCGTCAACCGACGCGGCCGCCAACGCCGCTGCCACCACGCTCGCAGACACTCTGGATCGTAACGCTGCCATCCGACGTGGCCAACAGATCGCGCGAGCAAACCTAGTCAACGGACAACCGCTGTTGCTGGGCGATGGCGACTTTCAATTCGGACGCAGCGAACGCCAACCGGATGGGAAATACGCATTCACCGGTGGTCAAGCACCGTTCAACGGCGTTCGCGTGAACGGGCAACGCACGACGGGTTCTTTGTCGGGTCCAGTCCCGCTGTTCTTCGGCAACATCACCGGCACATCCATCTTTGAACCAGAAGCCTTCGCAACGGCGACGTACGTCGAACGCGATGTTACGCTCGTGGTCGACCGCAGCGGGTCCATGTCCGGCAGTCGTTTCGCCGATTTGCGAGCCGCGATCCAGATCTTCACCGACCTGCTCGCCACCACGCCGGTGGAAGAGCAAATCGGTCTGGCATCGTACAACGACCGAGCCTCCGAGGACGTTCAACTGACGGAGAACTTTGCCGAAATCACCGACGCGATGGGACGTTTGCGAACCGGCGGCTTCACCAGTATCTCGCGAGGCATGCAAGCTGGCCAGCAAATCGCTCGACGCGGTCGTCCACCTGAATTTGTTGAACGCACCATGATCGTGATGACCGATGGTCGTCACAACCGCGGCCCAGAACCTCGCACCGTCGCAACTTCTTTGGCCGCCGACGATGTCACCATTCATACGATCACCTTCGGGGCGGGTGCCGACATCGCACGCATGCGTGAAGTGGCAACCATCGGTGGCGGCCGACACTTCCACGCCACCAACGGTGAGCAACTCCGCGAAATCTATCGTGAAATCGCTCTGACACTCGGCACGGTGTTGACTGAATGA